In the Hordeum vulgare subsp. vulgare chromosome 7H, MorexV3_pseudomolecules_assembly, whole genome shotgun sequence genome, one interval contains:
- the LOC123409484 gene encoding nucleotide pyrophosphatase/phosphodiesterase-like isoform X2 has translation MGMGHVLLTAALAMAMAAAAATASASPAEGIQPLSKIAMNKATVNLHGSAYVRATPALLGDQDEDTVWVTAEYGWENPSADDWIAVFSPADFISGSCPNPSRYPGEPLLCTAPIKYQYANYSANYLYGGKGAIRFQLINQRSDFSFALFTGGLENPRLVAVSKQVAFRNPKAPVFPRLAQGKAHDEMTVTWTSGYDIGEAYPFVEWGVVASGGRRRGNPTRTPAGTLTFSRGSMCGEPARTVGWRDPGFIHTAFMRQLWPNKQYFYKIGHELSDGTVVWGKSYTFRAPPTPGQNSLQRIIVFGDMGKAERDGSNEFANYQPGSLNTTDRLVEDLDNYDIVFHIGDLPYANGYLSQWDQFTAQVAPISANKPYMVASGNHERDWPNTGGFFDVKDSGGECGVPAETMYYYPAENRANFWYKVDYGMFRFCVADSEHDWREGTPQHRFIEECLSTVDRKHQPWLIFAAHRVLGYSSNSWYADQGSFEEPEGRESLQKLWQRHRVDIAFFGHVHNYERTCPLYQGQCVTGERSSYSGTMNGTIFVVAGGGGSHLSGYTSAIPKWSVVRDKDYGFTKLTAFNHSSLLFEYKKSSDGKVYDSFTVHRDYRDVLGCVHDSCFPTTLAT, from the exons GATGAAGACACTGTATGGGTTACCGCGGAATACGGCTGGGAAAACCCCTCCGCGGATGACTGGATCGCCGTCTTCTCCCCCGCCGATTTCAT CTCGGGCTCGTGCCCTAACCCATCGAGGTACCCCGGCGAGCCGCTGCTCTGCACGGCGCCCATCAAG TATCAGTACGCCAACTACTCTGCCAACTACCTCTACGGGGGCAAGGGCGCCATCCGGTTCCAGCTCATCAACCAGCGCTCCGACTTCTCCTTCGCCCTCTTCACCGGCGGCCTCGAAAAC CCGAGGCTGGTGGCGGTGTCGAAGCAGGTGGCGTTCAGGAACCCCAAGGCGCCGGTGTTCCCGCGCCTGGCGCAGGGCAAGGCCCACGACGAGATGACCGTGACCTGGACCAGCGGCTACGACATAGGCGAGGCCTACCCGTTCGTCGAGTGGGGCGTGGTCGCCTCCGGCGGCCGCCGCCGCGGCAACCCCACGCGCACGCCCGCCGGGACGCTCACCTTCAGCCGCGGTAGCATGTGCG GCGAGCCGGCGCGCACGGTTGGGTGGAGAGATCccgggttcatccacacggcgttcATGAGGCAACTGTGGCCCAACAAACA GTACTTTTACAAGATTGGGCACGAGCTCTCCGACGGGACGGTGGTGTGGGGCAAGTCCTACACTTTCCGGGCGCCGCCGACCCCCGGGCAGAACTCGCTGCAGCGCATCATCGTCTTCGGTGACATGGGAAAG GCGGAGAGGGACGGGTCAAATGAGTTCGCCAACTACCAGCCGGGGTCGCTCAACACAACGGACAGGCTTGTCGAGGATTTGGACAACTACGACATCGTCTTCCACATCGGCGACCTGCCCTACGCCAACGGGTACCTCTCCCAGTGGGACCAGTTCACCGCACAGGTCGCCCCCATCAGCGCCAACAAGCCCTACATGGTTGCAAG cGGCAACCACGAGAGAGACTGGCCCAACACCGGCGGATTCTTCGACGTCAAGGACTCCGGCGGCGAGTGCGGCGTGCCGGCCGAGACCATGTACTACTACCCGGCCGAAAACAGAGCAAATTTCTG GTACAAGGTGGACTACGGGATGTTCCGGTTCTGCGTGGCGGACTCGGAGCACGACTGGCGGGAGGGGACGCCGCAGCACAGGTTCATCGAGGAGTGCCTCTCCACTGTGGACCGGAAGCACCAGCCGTGGCTCATCTTCGCGGCGCACCGGGTGCTGGGCTACTCCTCCAACTCGTGGTACGCCGACCAGGGCTCCTTCGAGGAGCCCGAGGGCCGGGAGAGCCTGCAGAAGCTGTGGCAGCGGCACCGCGTCGACATTGCCTTCTTCGGCCACGTCCACAACTACGAGCGCACCTGCCCGCTCTACCAGGGCCAGTGCGTCACCGGCGAGCGGAGCAGCTACTCGGGCACCATGAACGGGACCATCTTTGtcgtggccggcggcggcggcagccacCTCTCGGGCTACACCAGCGCGATCCCCAAGTGGAGCGTGGTCAGGGATAAGGACTACGGGTTCACCAAGCTCACCGCCTTCAACCACTCGTCGCTCTTGTTCGAGTACAAGAAGAGCAGCGACGGCAAGGTCTATGATTCCTTCACAGTCCATAGGGACTACCGCGACGTGCTCGGCTGCGTGCATGACAGTTGCTTTCCCACCACGCTTGCTACCTAA
- the LOC123409484 gene encoding nucleotide pyrophosphatase/phosphodiesterase-like isoform X1 — MGMGHVLLTAALAMAMAAAAATASASPAEGIQPLSKIAMNKATVNLHGSAYVRATPALLGDQDEDTVWVTAEYGWENPSADDWIAVFSPADFISGSCPNPSRYPGEPLLCTAPIKLQYQYANYSANYLYGGKGAIRFQLINQRSDFSFALFTGGLENPRLVAVSKQVAFRNPKAPVFPRLAQGKAHDEMTVTWTSGYDIGEAYPFVEWGVVASGGRRRGNPTRTPAGTLTFSRGSMCGEPARTVGWRDPGFIHTAFMRQLWPNKQYFYKIGHELSDGTVVWGKSYTFRAPPTPGQNSLQRIIVFGDMGKAERDGSNEFANYQPGSLNTTDRLVEDLDNYDIVFHIGDLPYANGYLSQWDQFTAQVAPISANKPYMVASGNHERDWPNTGGFFDVKDSGGECGVPAETMYYYPAENRANFWYKVDYGMFRFCVADSEHDWREGTPQHRFIEECLSTVDRKHQPWLIFAAHRVLGYSSNSWYADQGSFEEPEGRESLQKLWQRHRVDIAFFGHVHNYERTCPLYQGQCVTGERSSYSGTMNGTIFVVAGGGGSHLSGYTSAIPKWSVVRDKDYGFTKLTAFNHSSLLFEYKKSSDGKVYDSFTVHRDYRDVLGCVHDSCFPTTLAT; from the exons GATGAAGACACTGTATGGGTTACCGCGGAATACGGCTGGGAAAACCCCTCCGCGGATGACTGGATCGCCGTCTTCTCCCCCGCCGATTTCAT CTCGGGCTCGTGCCCTAACCCATCGAGGTACCCCGGCGAGCCGCTGCTCTGCACGGCGCCCATCAAG CTGCAGTATCAGTACGCCAACTACTCTGCCAACTACCTCTACGGGGGCAAGGGCGCCATCCGGTTCCAGCTCATCAACCAGCGCTCCGACTTCTCCTTCGCCCTCTTCACCGGCGGCCTCGAAAAC CCGAGGCTGGTGGCGGTGTCGAAGCAGGTGGCGTTCAGGAACCCCAAGGCGCCGGTGTTCCCGCGCCTGGCGCAGGGCAAGGCCCACGACGAGATGACCGTGACCTGGACCAGCGGCTACGACATAGGCGAGGCCTACCCGTTCGTCGAGTGGGGCGTGGTCGCCTCCGGCGGCCGCCGCCGCGGCAACCCCACGCGCACGCCCGCCGGGACGCTCACCTTCAGCCGCGGTAGCATGTGCG GCGAGCCGGCGCGCACGGTTGGGTGGAGAGATCccgggttcatccacacggcgttcATGAGGCAACTGTGGCCCAACAAACA GTACTTTTACAAGATTGGGCACGAGCTCTCCGACGGGACGGTGGTGTGGGGCAAGTCCTACACTTTCCGGGCGCCGCCGACCCCCGGGCAGAACTCGCTGCAGCGCATCATCGTCTTCGGTGACATGGGAAAG GCGGAGAGGGACGGGTCAAATGAGTTCGCCAACTACCAGCCGGGGTCGCTCAACACAACGGACAGGCTTGTCGAGGATTTGGACAACTACGACATCGTCTTCCACATCGGCGACCTGCCCTACGCCAACGGGTACCTCTCCCAGTGGGACCAGTTCACCGCACAGGTCGCCCCCATCAGCGCCAACAAGCCCTACATGGTTGCAAG cGGCAACCACGAGAGAGACTGGCCCAACACCGGCGGATTCTTCGACGTCAAGGACTCCGGCGGCGAGTGCGGCGTGCCGGCCGAGACCATGTACTACTACCCGGCCGAAAACAGAGCAAATTTCTG GTACAAGGTGGACTACGGGATGTTCCGGTTCTGCGTGGCGGACTCGGAGCACGACTGGCGGGAGGGGACGCCGCAGCACAGGTTCATCGAGGAGTGCCTCTCCACTGTGGACCGGAAGCACCAGCCGTGGCTCATCTTCGCGGCGCACCGGGTGCTGGGCTACTCCTCCAACTCGTGGTACGCCGACCAGGGCTCCTTCGAGGAGCCCGAGGGCCGGGAGAGCCTGCAGAAGCTGTGGCAGCGGCACCGCGTCGACATTGCCTTCTTCGGCCACGTCCACAACTACGAGCGCACCTGCCCGCTCTACCAGGGCCAGTGCGTCACCGGCGAGCGGAGCAGCTACTCGGGCACCATGAACGGGACCATCTTTGtcgtggccggcggcggcggcagccacCTCTCGGGCTACACCAGCGCGATCCCCAAGTGGAGCGTGGTCAGGGATAAGGACTACGGGTTCACCAAGCTCACCGCCTTCAACCACTCGTCGCTCTTGTTCGAGTACAAGAAGAGCAGCGACGGCAAGGTCTATGATTCCTTCACAGTCCATAGGGACTACCGCGACGTGCTCGGCTGCGTGCATGACAGTTGCTTTCCCACCACGCTTGCTACCTAA